One part of the Numenius arquata chromosome 24, bNumArq3.hap1.1, whole genome shotgun sequence genome encodes these proteins:
- the USP49 gene encoding ubiquitin carboxyl-terminal hydrolase 49, protein MDRCKHVGRLRLAQDHSILNPQKWRCVDCQTTESIWACLKCSHVACGRYIEEHALKHFEETRHPLAMEVNDLYVFCYLCEDYVLNDNPEGDLKLLRSSLSAIKSQKHDPSTRSGRTLRSMALGEDVCSHQRSPQGQSQMLTALWHRRQSLLAKALRTWFDKSSRGQLKLKQKKQMEELEKKKEAARQRRQEMKRQLLEELANTPPRKSARLLSHVHRENLIPRKFREVATASPTSRQMQSSRFKQFYSIRRKPLMTPGVTGLRNLGNTCYMNSILQVLSHLQKFRECFLTLDLCETEELLAKTVNGKSRMPGKLANGSAANESGKTDKVGSYGTQSLPAGLNGGSSISRSLELIQPKEPSSKHISLCHELHTLFRVMWSGKWALVSPFAMLHSVWSLIPAFRGYDQQDAQEFLCELLDKVQQELESEGTKRRILIPFSQRKLTKQVLKVVNTIFHGQLLSQVTCITCNYKSNTVEPFWDLSLEFPERYHSMEKGLVPVSQTECMLTEMLAKFTETEALEGRIYACDQCNSKRRKSSPKPLVLSEAKKQLMIYRLPQVLRLHLKRFRWSERNHREKIGVHVLFDQVLNMEPYCCRDSLSSLDKETFVYDLSAVVMHHGKGFGSGHYTAYCYNTEGGFWVHCNDSKLNVCSVEEVCKTQAYILFYTQRTVQDKARISEKQLQAQVPSKNSDKDRRLTFP, encoded by the exons ATGGATAGATGCAAACATGTTGGGCGGCTACGACTCGCCCAGGACCACTCTATCCTGAACCCCCAGAAGTGGCGCTGCGTGGACTGCCAGACAACAGAGTCCATCTGGGCTTGTCTGAAGTGCTCCCACGTCGCCTGCGGGAGGTACATCGAGGAGCATGCACTTAAACACTTTGAAGAAACCAGGCATCCGTTGGCAATGGAAGTTAATGATCTGTACGTCTTTTGTTACCTTTGTGAAGATTATGTCTTGAATGATAACCCGGAGGGTGATTTGAAATTGCTGAGAAGTTCTCTGTCAGCAATTAAAAGTCAAAAACATGATCCGTCGACAAGAAGTGGCAGGACATTGCGATCGATGGCGTTGGGAGAGGATGTGTGCAGCCATCAAAGGAGCCCTCAGGGACAATCTCAGATGCTTACAGCTCTCTGGCACAGGCGCCAGTCCTTGCTTGCAAAGGCGCTGCGGACCTGGTTTGATAAGAGCTCTAGAGGCCAgctcaaattaaaacaaaagaaacaaatggaagagttggagaagaagaaggaggcagccaggcagcgGCGGCAGGAGATGAAGAGACAGCTTCTGGAGGAGCTGGCAAACACTCCTCCACGGAAGAGCGCAAGGCTGTTGTCTCACGTGCACAGAGAGAACTTGATTCCAAGGAAATTCAGGGAGGTGGCGACCGCTTCCCCTACCTCAAGGCAGATGCAGAGCAGCAGATTCAAACAGTTTTATTCCATCCGGCGTAAGCCTCTGATGACTCCCGGGGTAACGGGTCTAAGGAACCTGGGAAACACATGTTACATGAATTCTATTCTGCAAGTGCTAAGTCACCTCCAGAAATTTAGAGAATGTTTTTTGACACTTGATCTCTGTGAAACAGAAGAACTCTTAGCCAAAACTGTGAACGGGAAGTCTAGGATGCCTGGCAAATTGGCAAATGGGTCTGCTGCTAACGAGTCAGGGAAGACTGACAAAGTGGGATCATATGGCACGCAGAGCTTGCCAGCTGGCTTAAATGGTGGCTCCTCAATAAGCAGGAGTTTAGAACTAATACAACCCAAGGAACCAAGTTCAAAGCACATCTCCCTCTGTCATGAATTGCACACCCTCTTCAGAGTGATGTGGTCTGGCAAGTGGGCGCTGGTGTCCCCCTTCGCCATGCTGCACTCCGTGTGGAGCCTGATCCCGGCGTTTCGAGGCTACGACCAGCAGGACGCTCAGGAATTTCTCTGCGAGTTGTTGGATAAAGTACAGCAGGAGCTGGAATCGGAAGGAACAAAGCGCAGGATCCTCATCCCTTTCTCCCAGAGGAAGCTCACCAAGCAAGTCCTGAAGGTGGTGAACACCATTTTTCATGGGCAGTTGCTTAGTCAG GTCACCTGCATAACGTGCAACTACAAATCCAACACCGTTGAGCCCTTTTGGGATCTTTCCCTGGAATTCCCTGAGCGCTATCACTCTATGGAGAAGGGCCTCGTCCCCGTTAGCCAGACGGAGTGCATGCTGACAGAAATGCTGGCCAAGTTCACCGAGACGGAAGCTCTGGAAGGGAGGATTTACGCCTGCGACCAGTGCAACA gcaaaCGGCGAAAGTCTTCTCCTAAACCTCTTGTTCTGAGTGAAGCTAAAAAGCAGTTAATGATCTACAGACTACCTCAGGTCCTCCGGCTGCACCTTAAACGATTCAG GTGGTCTGAACGTAATCACCGTGAGAAGATTGGGGTTCATGTCCTCTTTGACCAGGTATTAAACATGGAACCTTACTGCTGCAGGGactctctctcctctcttgaCAAAGAGACCTTTGTCTATGACCTCTCCGCTGTGGTGATGCATCACGGGAAAGGGTTTGGCTCAGGACACTACACAGCATATTGCTACAACACAGAGGGAG GTTTTTGGGTCCACTGCAATGACTCCAAACTGAATGTATGTAGCGTGGAGGAGGTGTGCAAGACCCAGGCCTACATTCTTTTTTACACTCAAAGAACAGTGCAGGACAAAGCAAGAATCTCAGAAAAACAACTCCAAGCTCAGGTGCCCTCCAAAAATAGTGATAAGGACAGAAGACTGACATTCCCGTGA